From the genome of Drosophila melanogaster chromosome 2L, one region includes:
- the Hakai gene encoding hakai, isoform F — protein sequence MDTEEVKRGRGRGRGTRARGRGRGRGRGRGKKIDDSSIADAAALAASSCAALEDSPGRLDASEDSVMQELDKDGELETPGALEEPLPHGALGAVAASGNMTPATQQPQVLQQVPPPVMSQTTISLSLARAVDMEADISQLEAPTFTTLSRGPPEPMLRLKWNHKVSLIGEKVLNPMIHCCDQCDKPILVYGRMIPCKHVFCLKCARAEPIKSCPRCTDKVLRVEQSGLGTVFMCTHGGSRYGSSGCRRTYLSQRDLQAHINHRHVAPQPPPLQPQPQLSAMAEQPKMTDLGGVGLGLELHKQRKLSESSVPISVSASIASRPVLSRLPLTGGVGNIGSIGSIPPPGSAAAAQNAIHGGHSTLTLANLTRINNANAQECHQGKASLHHTLKKGTPHQSESVADASYYSSVLASFGSAAGNPGSGPPGGGATAAAQPANPSGSHSAVGPGALIGGSTDAPTGGSSGNWQQSQYYR from the exons ATGGACACCGAGGAAGTGAAGCGCGGCCGCGGACGAGGGCGTGGCACCAGGGCTCGCGGGCGCGGACGTGGCCGAGGACGCGGTCGTGGCAAGAAAATCGACGACAGCAGCATCGCCGACGCCGCAGCCCTGGCGGCCAGCAGCTGTGCAGCCCTGGAGGACAGTCCGGGAAGACTGGACGCCTCCGAAGATTCGGTCATGCAGGAGCTCGACAAGGACGGCGAACTGGAAACGCCCGGCGCTCTGGAGGAGCCCCTGCCGCACGGTGCGCTAGGAGCGGTCGCCGCCAGCGGGAACATGACTCCAGCGACGCAACAGCCACAGGTCCTGCAGCAAGTGCCACCGCCCGTGATGAGCCAAACAA CTATCTCGCTATCTCTCGCCCGCGCAGTCGACATGGAGGCGGACATATCGCAACTGGAGGCGCCCACTTTCACCACGCTTTCGCGCGGACCGCCGGAGCCGATGCTGCGCCTTAAGTGGAACCACAAGGTGAGCCTGATCGGCGAGAAGGTGCTGAACCCGATGATCCACTGCTGCGATCAGTGCGACAAGCCGATCCTCGTCTACGGCCGCATGATACCCTGCAAGCATGTATTTTGCCTCAAGTGCGCCCGCGCCGAGCCCATCAAGAGTTGTCCCCGCTGCACGGACAAGGTGTTGCGCGTGGAGCAGAGTGGCCTGGGCACCGTGTTCATGTGCACGCACGGCGGCAGTCGCTACGGCAGCTCCGGCTGCCGTAGAACATACCTTTCGCAACGCGACCTGCAGGCGCACATCAATCACAGACATGTGGCGCCGCAGCCGCCACCGTTGCAGCCACAGCCGCAGCTGTCAGCCATGGcggagcagccaaaaatgacgGATCTGGGCGGCGTCGGTCTGGGCCTGGAGTTGCACAAGCAGCGCAAG CTCTCCGAGTCGTCTGTCCCCATATCCGTTTCCGCCTCCATTGCGTCCCGTCCCGTCCTGTCGCGGCTGCCACTGACCGGCGGTGTCGGTAACATCGGTAGTATTGGTAGTATACCGCCACCAGgatccgccgccgccgcccaaAACGCCATCCACGGCGGCCACTCGACGCTCACGCTGGCCAATTTGACCAGGATCAACAATGCCAATGCGCAGGAATGTCACCAGGGCAAGGCCTCGCTGCACCACACGCTCAAGAAGGGCACGCCCCACCAGTCCGAGTCGGTGGCGGATGCCTCCTACTACAGCAGCGTGCTCGCCTCCTTTGGCAGTGCGGCCGGGAATCCGGGTTCTGGGCCACCCGGCGGTggggcaacagcagcagcacagccCGCCAATCCGAGTGGCAGCCATTCCGCTGTTGGCCCAGGTGCCCTGATTGGAGGCTCCACCGACGCGCCAACTGGTGGCTCGAGTGGCAACTGGCAGCAGTCGCAATACTACAGATAG
- the Hakai gene encoding hakai, isoform C gives MDTEEVKRGRGRGRGTRARGRGRGRGRGRGKKIDDSSIADAAALAASSCAALEDSPGRLDASEDSVMQELDKDGELETPGALEEPLPHGALGAVAASGNMTPATQQPQVLQQVPPPVMSQTTISLSLARAVDMEADISQLEAPTFTTLSRGPPEPMLRLKWNHKVSLIGEKVLNPMIHCCDQCDKPILVYGRMIPCKHVFCLKCARAEPIKSCPRCTDKVLRVEQSGLGTVFMCTHGGSRYGSSGCRRTYLSQRDLQAHINHRHVAPQPPPLQPQPQLSAMAEQPKMTDLGGVGLGLELHKQRKASGSYGS, from the exons ATGGACACCGAGGAAGTGAAGCGCGGCCGCGGACGAGGGCGTGGCACCAGGGCTCGCGGGCGCGGACGTGGCCGAGGACGCGGTCGTGGCAAGAAAATCGACGACAGCAGCATCGCCGACGCCGCAGCCCTGGCGGCCAGCAGCTGTGCAGCCCTGGAGGACAGTCCGGGAAGACTGGACGCCTCCGAAGATTCGGTCATGCAGGAGCTCGACAAGGACGGCGAACTGGAAACGCCCGGCGCTCTGGAGGAGCCCCTGCCGCACGGTGCGCTAGGAGCGGTCGCCGCCAGCGGGAACATGACTCCAGCGACGCAACAGCCACAGGTCCTGCAGCAAGTGCCACCGCCCGTGATGAGCCAAACAA CTATCTCGCTATCTCTCGCCCGCGCAGTCGACATGGAGGCGGACATATCGCAACTGGAGGCGCCCACTTTCACCACGCTTTCGCGCGGACCGCCGGAGCCGATGCTGCGCCTTAAGTGGAACCACAAGGTGAGCCTGATCGGCGAGAAGGTGCTGAACCCGATGATCCACTGCTGCGATCAGTGCGACAAGCCGATCCTCGTCTACGGCCGCATGATACCCTGCAAGCATGTATTTTGCCTCAAGTGCGCCCGCGCCGAGCCCATCAAGAGTTGTCCCCGCTGCACGGACAAGGTGTTGCGCGTGGAGCAGAGTGGCCTGGGCACCGTGTTCATGTGCACGCACGGCGGCAGTCGCTACGGCAGCTCCGGCTGCCGTAGAACATACCTTTCGCAACGCGACCTGCAGGCGCACATCAATCACAGACATGTGGCGCCGCAGCCGCCACCGTTGCAGCCACAGCCGCAGCTGTCAGCCATGGcggagcagccaaaaatgacgGATCTGGGCGGCGTCGGTCTGGGCCTGGAGTTGCACAAGCAGCGCAAGGCGAGTGGTAGCTATGGCTCCTAA
- the CG10366 gene encoding uncharacterized protein codes for MAAAQVEMHAAPAAPHVDRNPSSDWRQWCRLCAKDDVQGNLNVFLKNEDSGEAASMELATAIGKYFWVNITRGEELPETICSECLSLVTSLVNFSERITRVQKLYCILQSTPSQERPNLHELRSKFGLLDEETQTEVHYVDKKPKLDEQLEFLPEESPYELANPLTPEEKQESVDQEQDQPTEEPDEQDADYEPNEDRVLMSLCDVYGIQEDNSSAGSLDGSSPSTEKAGEDAADSEKRHQCNECLRSYATSKTLQRHLRQDHGQTEPTTEQLQCPDCPKKFRLHYQLERHMKWHVPLPKRKQYACSSCDKKFATSASAQQHEQYMHLDERPRPVICEQCGVGVHSMSALKEHVLKHTDYAPFECEVCKKCFKSANRLKHHKETHDPHKYICPECGMQLNSRTTLNRHRLVHTDQMQHKCDYCGREFKRAKALKNHLILHTGLKPYSCDFCDRTFANGSNCRTHKKKSHPEELAAQEAAGGGRSHNRNIPKLEALKAFTKNKDNLSPVATKQSGCFAFGKKPRPATKDTPASNPAVIQDAQPEPAPDPGGENATQADTPAAAIPTLDNIYNHIMIDYR; via the exons ATGGCCGCCGCGCAGGTGGAGATGCACGCTGCTCCGGCGGCTCCCCATGTCGATCGAAATCCCAGCAGCGACTGGCGACAGTGGTGTCGCCTGTGCGCCAAGGACGACGTGCAAGGCAACTTGAATGTGTTCCTCAAGAACGAGGATTCCGGCGAGGCAGCCTCCATGGAACTGGCCACCGCCATTGGCAAGTACTTCTGGGTGAAT ATAACTCGAGGTGAAGAGCTGCCGGAGACGATATGCAGTGAGTGCCTGTCGCTGGTCACCTCGCTGGTGAATTTCTCGGAACGGATTACCCGCGTGCAGAAGCTTTACTGCATCCTGCAGAGCACGCCCAGCCAGGAGAGGCCAAATCTCCACGAGCTGCGCTCGAAATTTGGTTTGCTGGACGAGGAGACGCAGACTGAGGTGCACTATGTGGACAAGAAGCCGAAGTTGGATGAACAGCTCGAGTTTCTGCCAGAGGAGTCGCCTTACGAGCTGGCAAACCCACTAACGCCAGAGGAAAAGCAGGAAAGCGTAGATCAGGAGCAGGATCAGCCGACGGAGGAGCCAGATGAGCAGGATGCCGACTACGAACCGAATGAAGATCGTGTACTAATGAGCCTCTGCGATGTGTATGGCATTCAGGAGGATAACTCTTCTGCTGGCAGCTTGGATGGCTCCTCGCCGAGTACCGAAAAAGCTGGAGAGGATGCAGCAGACTCTGAGAAAAGACACCAGTGCAACGAGTGCTTGCGAAGCTACGCCACGTCCAAAACCCTGCAGCGCCACCTGCGCCAGGATCATGGCCAGACTGAGCCCACAACCGAGCAGCTGCAATGCCCGGATTGCCCCAAGAAGTTTCGTCTACACTACCAGCTGGAGAGGCACATGAAATGGCACGTGCCCCTGCCCAAGCGCAAGCAGTACGCCTGTAGCAGTTGCGACAAGAAGTTCGCCACCAGTGCATCCGCCCAGCAGCACGAGCAGTACATGCACCTGGATGAGCGGCCGCGGCCGGTGATTTGCGAGCAGTGCGGTGTGGGTGTGCACTCGATGAGCGCGCTCAAGGAGCACGTCCTCAAGCACACGGACTACGCCCCCTTCGAGTGCGAGGTGTGCAAGAAGTGCTTTAAGTCGGCCAATCGTCTGAAACACCACAAGGAGACGCATGATCCGCACAAGTACATCTGCCCCGAATGCGGAATGCAGCTGAATTCGCGGACCACCTTGAATCGCCATCGACTGGTGCACACGGATCAGATGCAGCACAAGTGCGACTACTGCGGCCGGGAGTTTAAGCGCGCCAAGGCGCTGAAGAATCACCTCATCCTGCACACAGGACTGAAGCCTTACTCCTGCGATTTTTGCGACCGCACCTTTGCCAACGGCTCCAACTGCCGCACGCACAAGAAGAAGTCGCATCCCGAGGAGCTGGCTGCTCAAGAAGCGGCGGGCGGCGGCAGGTCGCACAACAGAAATATACCCAAGCTGGAGGCGCTCAAGGCATT CACCAAGAACAAGGACAATCTGTCGCCGGTGGCCACCAAACAGAGTGGCTGCTTCGCCTTCGGCAAAAAACCGAGGCCAGCCACCAAGGATACTCCAGCTTCGAATCCCGCCGTCATCCAAGATGCTCAGCCTGAACCAGCGCCTGATCCCGGAGGGGAGAACGCCACCCAAGCTGATACCCCAGCTGCGGCTATACCCACGTTAGATAATATTTATAACCATATCATGATCGACTATCGCTGA
- the Pmvk gene encoding phosphomevalonate kinase: MMKIVLISGKRKCGKDYISERLQRRLGSRSCIVRISEPIKSEWARKLQLDLDALLGDGPYKEKYRRDMIVWSDEVRAQDYGYFCRVAMEEALSRQQTPYILVSDVRRKNDIRWFRETYGPERVITLRLTSRPETRSARGWTFTAGIDDVPSECDLDDLADGFDVVLANDEELDQEAIDILLDRLQLQYR, encoded by the exons atgatgaaaattGTACTCATCAGCGGCAAGCGAAAGTGCGGCAAGGATTACATATCCGAGAGGCTGCAGCGGAG ATTGGGCTCCCGGTCGTGTATCGTTCGAATCTCAGAGCCCATTAAGTCGGAATGGGCTCGCAAGCTGCAGTTGGACCTGGACGCTCTCCTCGGTGATGGACCCTACAAGGAGAAGTACCGGCGCGACATGATTGTGTGGAGCGACGAGGTGCGGGCCCAGGACTACGGCTACTTCTGCCGCGTGGCCATGGAGGAGGCGCTGAGTCGCCAGCAGACGCCCTACATTCTGGTCAGCGATGTGCGGCGCAAGAACGACATCAGGTGGTTCCGGGAGACTTACGGGCCGGAACGAGTCATCACCTTGCGTCTAACATCCCGTCCAGAAACGCGGTCTGCACGGGGATGGACCTTTACCGCAGGAATAGACGATGTTCCCTCCGAGTGCGATCTGGATGATCTGGCCGACGGCTTCGACGTGGTGTTGGCCAACGACGAGGAACTCGACCAGGAGGCCATCGACATTCTGCTGGATAGGCTGCAGCTGCAGTATCGATAG
- the Hakai gene encoding hakai, isoform E, which yields MDTEEVKRGRGRGRGTRARGRGRGRGRGRGKKIDDSSIADAAALAASSCAALEDSPGRLDASEDSVMQELDKDGELETPGALEEPLPHGALGAVAASGNMTPATQQPQVLQQVPPPVMSQTIDMEADISQLEAPTFTTLSRGPPEPMLRLKWNHKVSLIGEKVLNPMIHCCDQCDKPILVYGRMIPCKHVFCLKCARAEPIKSCPRCTDKVLRVEQSGLGTVFMCTHGGSRYGSSGCRRTYLSQRDLQAHINHRHVAPQPPPLQPQPQLSAMAEQPKMTDLGGVGLGLELHKQRKLSESSVPISVSASIASRPVLSRLPLTGGVGNIGSIGSIPPPGSAAAAQNAIHGGHSTLTLANLTRINNANAQECHQGKASLHHTLKKGTPHQSESVADASYYSSVLASFGSAAGNPGSGPPGGGATAAAQPANPSGSHSAVGPGALIGGSTDAPTGGSSGNWQQSQYYR from the exons ATGGACACCGAGGAAGTGAAGCGCGGCCGCGGACGAGGGCGTGGCACCAGGGCTCGCGGGCGCGGACGTGGCCGAGGACGCGGTCGTGGCAAGAAAATCGACGACAGCAGCATCGCCGACGCCGCAGCCCTGGCGGCCAGCAGCTGTGCAGCCCTGGAGGACAGTCCGGGAAGACTGGACGCCTCCGAAGATTCGGTCATGCAGGAGCTCGACAAGGACGGCGAACTGGAAACGCCCGGCGCTCTGGAGGAGCCCCTGCCGCACGGTGCGCTAGGAGCGGTCGCCGCCAGCGGGAACATGACTCCAGCGACGCAACAGCCACAGGTCCTGCAGCAAGTGCCACCGCCCGTGATGAGCCAAACAA TCGACATGGAGGCGGACATATCGCAACTGGAGGCGCCCACTTTCACCACGCTTTCGCGCGGACCGCCGGAGCCGATGCTGCGCCTTAAGTGGAACCACAAGGTGAGCCTGATCGGCGAGAAGGTGCTGAACCCGATGATCCACTGCTGCGATCAGTGCGACAAGCCGATCCTCGTCTACGGCCGCATGATACCCTGCAAGCATGTATTTTGCCTCAAGTGCGCCCGCGCCGAGCCCATCAAGAGTTGTCCCCGCTGCACGGACAAGGTGTTGCGCGTGGAGCAGAGTGGCCTGGGCACCGTGTTCATGTGCACGCACGGCGGCAGTCGCTACGGCAGCTCCGGCTGCCGTAGAACATACCTTTCGCAACGCGACCTGCAGGCGCACATCAATCACAGACATGTGGCGCCGCAGCCGCCACCGTTGCAGCCACAGCCGCAGCTGTCAGCCATGGcggagcagccaaaaatgacgGATCTGGGCGGCGTCGGTCTGGGCCTGGAGTTGCACAAGCAGCGCAAG CTCTCCGAGTCGTCTGTCCCCATATCCGTTTCCGCCTCCATTGCGTCCCGTCCCGTCCTGTCGCGGCTGCCACTGACCGGCGGTGTCGGTAACATCGGTAGTATTGGTAGTATACCGCCACCAGgatccgccgccgccgcccaaAACGCCATCCACGGCGGCCACTCGACGCTCACGCTGGCCAATTTGACCAGGATCAACAATGCCAATGCGCAGGAATGTCACCAGGGCAAGGCCTCGCTGCACCACACGCTCAAGAAGGGCACGCCCCACCAGTCCGAGTCGGTGGCGGATGCCTCCTACTACAGCAGCGTGCTCGCCTCCTTTGGCAGTGCGGCCGGGAATCCGGGTTCTGGGCCACCCGGCGGTggggcaacagcagcagcacagccCGCCAATCCGAGTGGCAGCCATTCCGCTGTTGGCCCAGGTGCCCTGATTGGAGGCTCCACCGACGCGCCAACTGGTGGCTCGAGTGGCAACTGGCAGCAGTCGCAATACTACAGATAG
- the Hakai gene encoding hakai, isoform A, producing MDTEEVKRGRGRGRGTRARGRGRGRGRGRGKKIDDSSIADAAALAASSCAALEDSPGRLDASEDSVMQELDKDGELETPGALEEPLPHGALGAVAASGNMTPATQQPQVLQQVPPPVMSQTIDMEADISQLEAPTFTTLSRGPPEPMLRLKWNHKVSLIGEKVLNPMIHCCDQCDKPILVYGRMIPCKHVFCLKCARAEPIKSCPRCTDKVLRVEQSGLGTVFMCTHGGSRYGSSGCRRTYLSQRDLQAHINHRHVAPQPPPLQPQPQLSAMAEQPKMTDLGGVGLGLELHKQRKASGSYGS from the exons ATGGACACCGAGGAAGTGAAGCGCGGCCGCGGACGAGGGCGTGGCACCAGGGCTCGCGGGCGCGGACGTGGCCGAGGACGCGGTCGTGGCAAGAAAATCGACGACAGCAGCATCGCCGACGCCGCAGCCCTGGCGGCCAGCAGCTGTGCAGCCCTGGAGGACAGTCCGGGAAGACTGGACGCCTCCGAAGATTCGGTCATGCAGGAGCTCGACAAGGACGGCGAACTGGAAACGCCCGGCGCTCTGGAGGAGCCCCTGCCGCACGGTGCGCTAGGAGCGGTCGCCGCCAGCGGGAACATGACTCCAGCGACGCAACAGCCACAGGTCCTGCAGCAAGTGCCACCGCCCGTGATGAGCCAAACAA TCGACATGGAGGCGGACATATCGCAACTGGAGGCGCCCACTTTCACCACGCTTTCGCGCGGACCGCCGGAGCCGATGCTGCGCCTTAAGTGGAACCACAAGGTGAGCCTGATCGGCGAGAAGGTGCTGAACCCGATGATCCACTGCTGCGATCAGTGCGACAAGCCGATCCTCGTCTACGGCCGCATGATACCCTGCAAGCATGTATTTTGCCTCAAGTGCGCCCGCGCCGAGCCCATCAAGAGTTGTCCCCGCTGCACGGACAAGGTGTTGCGCGTGGAGCAGAGTGGCCTGGGCACCGTGTTCATGTGCACGCACGGCGGCAGTCGCTACGGCAGCTCCGGCTGCCGTAGAACATACCTTTCGCAACGCGACCTGCAGGCGCACATCAATCACAGACATGTGGCGCCGCAGCCGCCACCGTTGCAGCCACAGCCGCAGCTGTCAGCCATGGcggagcagccaaaaatgacgGATCTGGGCGGCGTCGGTCTGGGCCTGGAGTTGCACAAGCAGCGCAAGGCGAGTGGTAGCTATGGCTCCTAA
- the PCNA2 gene encoding proliferating cell nuclear antigen 2, translated as MLEARLSQTLLLKKIVDALKEIIAQGTLDCSENGLELQSMDNSHVSLVALSLASDCFEKFHCDRNVSLGLDLKSLGKVLKCANSDDAVTIKAVDRPEKITLSFESDGKERTADYELKLLNLDQDHMEIPKKDYTCFIQLPSSEFARICRDMSMFDESLTIACSSKGIRFLAKGDLGTANIQLSAGTAMDVSIEVQEPVTQSFAGRYLNTFTKATPLADRVKLYLSDERPLLVEYPIEDYGHIRYYLAPKVNDPDF; from the exons atgcTCGAGGCGCGTTTGAGTCAGACTTTGCTGCTGAAGAAGATCGTCGATGCACTAAAGGAAATCATCGCCCAGGGAACGCTGGACTGCAGTGAAAATGGTCTGGAG CTGCAATCGATGGACAACTCCCACGTTTCGCTGGTGGCCCTAAGTCTGGCTTCGGATTGTTTTGAAAAGTTTCACTGCGATCGCAATGTCTCGCTGGGCTTGGATCTGAAATCCCTGGGCAAGGTGCTTAAGTGCGCCAATAGCGACGATGCGGTCACCATTAAGGCCGTTGACAGACCGGAGAAGATTACGCTCAGCTTCGAGTCGGATGGCAAGGAGCGCACGGCGGACTACGAGCTGAAGCTCCTCAATCTGGACCAGGATCACATGGAGATTCCGAAAAAGGACTACACCTGCTTCATCCAGTTGCCGTCGTCAGAGTTCGCGCGCATTTGCCGGGACATGAGCATGTTCGACGAGTCCCTGACGATCGCCTGCTCCTCGAAGGGCATCAGGTTCTTGGCCAAGGGAGATCTGGGCACGGCCAACATTCAGCTGAGTGCGGGCACCGCCATGGACGTGAGCATTGAGGTGCAGGAGCCCGTGACCCAGTCCTTCGCCGGTCGCTACCTCAACACCTTCACCAAGGCCACTCCGCTGGCAGATCGCGTCAAGCTCTACCTGTCCGACGAGCGGCCACTCCTGGTGGAGTATCCCATCGAGGATTACGGCCACATTCGATACTACCTTGCACCCAAGGTGAATGACCCCGATTTCTAG
- the msb1l gene encoding msb1l — protein sequence MGAKATKMEGEYLPDTPTLNKMRLASEKREQMEMTTPNREQNNALLDPRSPNGCRTPLTFLQASKPRVEEEEQHVTTSENAFSMLRKRLLKGFSLNDPRSPQLNRTPLVLDEVRSLNMDDTFADLFVDTRVGTAQRAVPASPPQVDLEESCDSFGTPPSAAHNNISLEIVSLPYDQEETLPCEQQLLPYQEPNLEQGQVKMATPPPEQQPHGDPRSPSLGVDRTPIIFCDDEEEEAREAQMLEHILETLTLNLSTGSSMASFVAGEEQLPEVPSNKHLERVRLGHKRRVPPRKPARANKPKIYVDQEEGSPVTGGSITPKTNSTPLSAQKRTPLSCVKNKPHLRSRSMEKDSKKNQIPPAQSFNDQLRIISGTEGFSGPVY from the exons atgggagcaaaggcaacaaaaatgGAAGGTGAATATCTGCCGGATACGCCGACACTAAACAAAATGCGCCTGGCCAGCGAAAAGCGAGAACAAATGGAAATGACGACGCCGAATCGAGAGCAAAACAACGCTTTGCTCGATCCTCGATCACCAAATGGCTGCCGCACGCCTTTAACC TTCTTGCAGGCGTCAAAACCTCGCgttgaggaggaggagcagcatgTGACCACCAGTGAAAATGCCTTCTCCATGCTGCGAAAACGTTTGCTCAAGGGCTTCTCCCTGAACGATCCTCGCTCTCCTCAGCTGAATCGCACTCCACTGGTCCTCGATGAGGTTCGTTCGCTTAATATGGATGACACATTCGCCGATCTCTTCGTGGACACCAGGGTGGGTACAGCACAGAGAGCAGTGCCTGCATCACCGCCCCAAGTGGATTTAGAGGAGAGCTGCGATAGCTTCGGCACACCGCCGTCTGCTGCACACAACAATATTTCCCTGGAGATTGTTTCACTGCCCTATGATCAGGAAGAAACCTTGCCTTGCGAGCAACAGCTGCTGCCGTATCAGGAGCCGAATCTGGAGCAGGGCCAGGTGAAaatggccacgcccccgccaGAACAGCAGCCCCATGGTGATCCCCGATCGCCCAGCCTGGGCGTCGATCGCACACCCATCATCTTCtgcgacgacgaggaggaggaggcacGCGAGGCCCAGATGCTGGAGCACATCCTGGAAACACTGACCCTGAATCTCAGCACTGGCAGCAGCATGGCCTCCTTTGTCGCTGGCGAGGAGCAGCTACCAGAAGTGCCGTCGAACAAACATTTGGAGCGAGTGCGTTTGGGTCACAAGCGTCGTGTGCCACCGCGCAAGCCCGCCAGAGCCAACAAGCCAAAGATCTATGTTGACCAAGAGGAGGGGTCCCCGGTGACCGGAGGATCCATTACGCCCAAGACAAACAGTACCCCCCTGTCCGCACAAAAGCGAACTCCACTCAGTTGCGTTAAGAATAAGCCGCATCTGCGATCCCGTTCAATGGAAAAGGATTCTAAGAAGAATCAGATTCCGCCCGCGCAGAGCTTCAACGATCAACTGCGGATAATCTCTGGCACAGAGGGATTCAGCGGACCCGTTTACTAA